One Solanum pennellii chromosome 9, SPENNV200 DNA segment encodes these proteins:
- the LOC107031223 gene encoding uncharacterized protein LOC107031223, with product MDTKSNKDLKGEKIQYVDSVEALPNSVLNGGKDEDDESKALLPSRKGGLSKKIAKPKRKVQWNDTNGNKLTEVLEFEPSDASDSDDDDSDSCICRIM from the exons ATGGATACTAAAAGTAATAAAGATTTAAAAGGGGAGAAAATTCAGTATGTTGATAGTGTGGAAGCTCTTCCTAATTCTGTGTTGAATGGTGGaaaagatgaagatgatgaGTCTAAAGCATTGTTGCCTTCTAGGAAAGGTGGATTGTCAAAAAAGATAGCTAAGCCAAAGAGGAAAGTTCAGTGGAATGATACAAATGGGAATAAACTTACTGAGGTTTTGGAATTTGAGccaag TGATGCAAGTGACTCGGATGACGATGATTCAGATTCTTGCATTTGTAGGATAATGTAG